One Pseudorhodoplanes sinuspersici DNA segment encodes these proteins:
- a CDS encoding VOC family protein — protein sequence MSGQYDSDDEPEIQQPYAAAQSVELASLKLSSFWVPMTSPDIDNINHVGMAVRDLNDTVRRFEAMGFQLTPYSPHSAAWKPGESVKPLGSGNRCIMFANDYLEILASEDPRQPAARIANFLKRHQGAHIICFNTENPQSVDQRLHQAGMATSGVIPLQREIDTPDGVQTAKFERVQFAPEHSPEGYIQAARHLTPQYIYQPRYITHPNGCTQLSHTFIVTDALDDFARKYELYTGLTTNRQDHACVFRFALGTQLIIIDAKHASEWLPGTLFPPLPAIAGVAFRCPNLAEQRVRLADNGFAFAEAQGRLVVPAEQASGVAVLFEE from the coding sequence ATGAGCGGTCAGTATGATTCGGACGACGAACCGGAGATCCAGCAGCCATATGCTGCGGCGCAGAGTGTCGAACTGGCATCGCTGAAGCTTTCATCATTTTGGGTGCCAATGACGAGTCCCGACATCGATAATATCAATCACGTTGGTATGGCGGTTCGTGATCTGAATGACACTGTCCGCCGTTTCGAGGCCATGGGCTTCCAGCTCACGCCCTATTCGCCGCATTCCGCGGCGTGGAAGCCGGGCGAAAGCGTCAAGCCGCTGGGTTCCGGCAACCGTTGCATCATGTTCGCCAACGATTATCTCGAAATCCTGGCGAGCGAAGATCCGAGACAGCCGGCCGCGCGCATCGCCAATTTCCTGAAACGGCATCAGGGTGCGCATATCATCTGCTTCAACACCGAAAACCCTCAGTCAGTCGATCAGCGTTTGCATCAAGCCGGTATGGCGACGTCGGGCGTGATCCCGCTTCAGCGCGAGATCGACACGCCGGACGGTGTGCAGACAGCGAAATTCGAGCGCGTGCAATTTGCACCGGAGCATTCGCCTGAGGGTTACATCCAGGCCGCGCGCCATCTCACGCCGCAATACATCTATCAGCCGCGCTATATCACGCATCCCAATGGATGCACGCAATTGTCGCACACGTTCATCGTGACAGATGCGCTCGATGATTTCGCCCGGAAGTATGAGCTTTACACGGGGCTGACGACGAACCGGCAGGACCATGCCTGCGTCTTCCGCTTTGCCTTGGGCACGCAATTGATCATCATCGATGCCAAGCATGCGTCTGAATGGTTGCCGGGCACGCTGTTTCCACCACTTCCTGCCATCGCCGGAGTGGCGTTCCGCTGTCCTAATCTTGCGGAGCAGCGAGTACGGCTGGCGGACAACGGGTTTGCCTTTGCCGAAGCGCAAGGCCGTCTTGTCGTTCCGGCGGAGCAGGCAAGTGGTGTGGCCGTTCTATTCGAGGAATAA
- a CDS encoding Bug family tripartite tricarboxylate transporter substrate binding protein has translation MFSTIQSYAADYPNRNPRIIVPYPPGGATDIVARLFGDWLSKRLGQQFIIENRPGGGNNIGTEAALKSPPDGYTFVLTNPANTVNASLYKKLNFNFIRDTDPVVGFIRVPNVMEVHPSVPAKTVAEFIAYVKANPGKVNMASSGNGTSIHLSGMLFMSMTGAQMTHVPYRGSAPALTDLLAGQVHVMFDNLPPSMQHIKAGTLRPLGVTTATRSAELPDLPTVAETVPGYEASAFFGLSVPKGTPRDIIELINKEVNLALKDPDIQAKLKTLGGIPIPGAPEDFGKIVASETSKWEKVVRDANLSVE, from the coding sequence ATGTTCTCCACGATACAGTCTTACGCCGCTGATTATCCCAACCGTAATCCACGCATTATTGTCCCCTATCCGCCGGGCGGGGCGACCGACATCGTGGCGCGACTGTTCGGTGACTGGTTGTCGAAGCGGCTCGGCCAGCAATTCATCATCGAAAACCGTCCGGGCGGCGGCAACAATATCGGCACCGAAGCGGCGCTCAAATCGCCGCCCGACGGCTATACTTTCGTGCTCACCAATCCGGCCAATACGGTCAATGCATCGCTCTACAAGAAACTGAATTTCAATTTTATTCGCGACACCGATCCGGTCGTCGGCTTCATCCGCGTACCGAATGTGATGGAGGTGCATCCGTCGGTTCCGGCAAAGACGGTCGCCGAATTCATTGCTTACGTGAAAGCCAATCCAGGCAAGGTCAACATGGCCTCATCCGGCAACGGCACATCGATCCATTTGTCGGGCATGTTGTTCATGTCGATGACCGGTGCGCAGATGACACATGTGCCATATCGCGGTTCCGCGCCGGCCCTGACCGATCTGCTCGCGGGCCAGGTGCATGTCATGTTCGACAATCTTCCGCCGTCGATGCAGCACATCAAGGCGGGCACGCTGCGTCCCCTCGGCGTGACGACCGCAACGCGCTCAGCCGAATTGCCCGACCTGCCGACAGTCGCCGAAACCGTGCCGGGCTATGAAGCAAGTGCGTTCTTCGGGTTGAGCGTGCCAAAGGGAACGCCACGCGATATCATCGAGCTGATCAACAAAGAAGTGAATCTCGCGCTCAAGGATCCCGATATCCAGGCGAAGCTGAAAACACTGGGCGGTATTCCGATCCCCGGCGCGCCCGAAGATTTCGGAAAAATCGTAGCGTCCGAGACCAGCAAATGGGAAAAGGTGGTTCGGGACGCAAACCTCTCTGTTGAATGA
- a CDS encoding Bug family tripartite tricarboxylate transporter substrate binding protein, translated as MRRLFLALGLLTCSLVSAHAQTWPQRNVTFILPLGAGSGVDITSRLIADKLSAKWGKPVVIENRPGGDAIVAINAFVGAADDHTLLMAPTSTFTAHPLLHAKLPYQQDDLVPIARATNTLIAIGVPASLNVNTLADFVKLAKEKPGSLNYAGTTGAVDFVFSGFLKDAGIDVTKVPYKDGVQALNDLAEGRIQIYGAAYAIMRPQIEAGKVKVLALMNKERAPALPNVPTAAEAGYPSLTLDGLVGLFGPRKMSPELRDRISADVVEAAGDPSIASKLTATGQVVRPGKAAEFAAEIDDQRKRVNAAAKAIGATK; from the coding sequence ATGCGTCGTCTGTTTTTGGCCCTTGGCCTACTCACATGTTCGCTTGTTTCGGCCCATGCCCAGACTTGGCCGCAGCGCAACGTCACTTTCATCCTGCCGCTCGGCGCCGGTAGCGGCGTCGACATCACCTCGCGCCTGATCGCCGACAAGCTGTCCGCGAAATGGGGCAAGCCGGTCGTCATCGAAAATCGTCCGGGTGGAGACGCAATCGTTGCAATCAACGCTTTCGTGGGTGCCGCCGACGATCACACGCTCTTGATGGCGCCGACCTCGACCTTCACCGCGCATCCGCTCTTGCACGCCAAGCTGCCCTATCAGCAGGACGACTTGGTTCCGATTGCGCGTGCCACCAATACGCTGATTGCGATCGGCGTGCCGGCATCCCTCAATGTCAACACCTTGGCCGACTTCGTGAAGCTGGCGAAAGAGAAGCCGGGCAGCCTTAACTATGCCGGCACCACCGGCGCGGTCGATTTCGTCTTCTCGGGTTTCCTGAAGGATGCCGGTATCGACGTGACCAAGGTCCCGTACAAGGATGGCGTGCAGGCATTGAACGATCTCGCCGAGGGCCGCATCCAGATCTACGGCGCGGCTTACGCCATCATGCGGCCGCAGATCGAAGCCGGAAAGGTGAAGGTGCTCGCGCTCATGAACAAGGAGCGTGCGCCGGCATTGCCGAATGTTCCGACGGCGGCCGAGGCCGGATACCCGTCGCTGACACTGGATGGCCTGGTCGGCCTGTTCGGACCGCGCAAAATGTCGCCGGAGCTGCGCGATCGGATCTCGGCCGATGTGGTCGAAGCCGCGGGTGACCCCTCCATCGCGTCGAAGCTGACAGCAACCGGTCAGGTGGTTCGTCCGGGCAAGGCCGCCGAGTTTGCGGCTGAAATCGATGACCAGCGCAAACGGGTCAACGCCGCCGCCAAAGCGATCGGCGCAACGAAATAA
- a CDS encoding Bug family tripartite tricarboxylate transporter substrate binding protein, whose amino-acid sequence MKSLKHVIAALMLATAILMPAIASAQNFPDRLVRIVVPYPAGGGVDGLARALGEGLSQIWKQPVIVENKPGASTMIGGETVARAPADGYTLLLTSDSSITSNPFLFPKANFDPVKDLAPITQLIELNQIVVVHPSVPANTMAELVALSKQKKGALNYGSYGTGSQPHLLFEMLRAQAGADIMQIPYRGIAPAITATIANDVQMTLGGWSVTAGHIQAGKLKPIAISRKERLKELPSIPTLKEAGFADVDPQSWFGLFAPANTPKAIIDKIQKDVTTVFSDKAFLDRSIHALAFGAVVSTPEEFAKFIAQDFAYKGRLISVTGIKAE is encoded by the coding sequence ATGAAAAGCCTGAAACATGTGATTGCTGCGTTGATGCTCGCCACCGCGATACTCATGCCCGCGATCGCATCAGCGCAAAACTTTCCTGACCGACTGGTGCGGATTGTCGTTCCCTATCCTGCCGGCGGTGGTGTCGATGGCTTGGCGCGTGCGCTCGGCGAAGGTTTGTCCCAAATCTGGAAGCAACCGGTCATCGTCGAAAACAAGCCCGGCGCCAGCACGATGATCGGCGGTGAAACGGTCGCGCGTGCGCCGGCGGATGGCTACACGCTGCTGCTGACGAGTGATTCGTCGATCACCAGCAATCCGTTCCTGTTTCCCAAGGCGAATTTCGATCCGGTAAAGGATCTGGCGCCGATCACGCAACTGATCGAGCTCAATCAGATCGTTGTCGTGCATCCATCGGTTCCGGCTAATACGATGGCCGAACTCGTTGCACTCTCCAAGCAGAAGAAGGGCGCCCTGAATTACGGCTCCTATGGCACCGGCAGTCAGCCGCATTTGCTGTTTGAAATGCTGCGCGCACAGGCCGGCGCCGACATCATGCAGATCCCCTATCGCGGCATCGCACCAGCAATCACCGCCACCATCGCCAATGACGTACAGATGACACTCGGTGGTTGGTCGGTGACCGCAGGGCACATTCAGGCCGGCAAGCTCAAGCCGATCGCAATCAGCCGCAAGGAACGGCTGAAGGAACTGCCCAGTATACCAACTCTTAAAGAAGCCGGATTTGCGGATGTTGATCCACAGTCCTGGTTTGGATTATTCGCTCCGGCAAATACACCAAAGGCGATTATCGACAAGATTCAGAAGGATGTGACGACGGTCTTTTCAGATAAGGCCTTCCTTGACCGGAGCATTCATGCGCTGGCGTTCGGTGCGGTTGTGTCGACGCCGGAGGAATTCGCAAAATTCATCGCGCAAGACTTTGCTTACAAAGGCCGACTGATCTCGGTAACGGGAATTAAAGCTGAATAA
- the araD gene encoding L-arabinonate dehydratase, translating to MTDRKRPEQLRSHRWLGVNDLRSFGHRSRLRQFGYDKPDWDGKPVIGIINTWSDLNACHAHLRSRAEDVKRGVWQAGGFPVELPAMSLSEPFIKPTTMLYRNFLAMETEELLRSHPIDGAVLLGGCDKTTPALIMGAISMGIPAIYVPAGPMLRGNWAGRRLGSGSDVWKYWDEKRAGNISDADWNEMEGGIARSFGTCMVMGTAATMMAIAEAMGLSLPGASSIPAADSSHPRMCSNAGRRIVDMVWDDLTPDKILSAAAFDNAIRVHMALGGSTNAIVHVIAMARRAGITLDMDRFDEISRQVPVIANITPSGNYLMEDFYYAGGIRALMTELRDLLDLSCMTVTGKTVGENISGSKVHLPDVIHSLADPIYAGGATAVLKGNLAPRGCVMKPSAAEQRLCQHRGKVIAFDDYNHMAREIERDDLDVTPDHILVLKNAGPQGGPGMPEWGMLPIPKKLVKAGVRDMLRISDARMSGTSYGACILHVAPESFIGGPLAFVQTGDEIEVDVANRRIHLHVSDEELARRRAAWTPPKPHYQRGYGAMFAQHIGQADDGCDFDFLQAGAATPEPEIH from the coding sequence ATGACCGATCGTAAGCGACCCGAGCAGCTTCGCAGCCACCGGTGGCTCGGCGTCAACGACCTGCGCTCGTTTGGGCACAGGTCGCGCCTGCGTCAATTCGGCTATGACAAGCCGGATTGGGATGGCAAGCCGGTCATCGGCATCATCAATACGTGGAGCGATCTCAACGCCTGTCACGCGCATCTGCGCTCGCGCGCAGAAGACGTAAAACGCGGCGTGTGGCAGGCGGGCGGTTTCCCGGTCGAATTGCCGGCGATGTCGCTGTCCGAGCCCTTCATCAAGCCGACGACGATGCTCTATCGCAATTTCCTGGCGATGGAGACGGAGGAATTGCTGCGCTCGCACCCGATCGACGGCGCCGTGCTGCTCGGTGGTTGCGACAAGACAACGCCAGCCTTGATCATGGGTGCGATCTCGATGGGCATTCCCGCCATCTACGTTCCGGCGGGGCCGATGCTGCGCGGCAACTGGGCGGGGCGTAGGCTCGGTTCGGGCTCGGACGTCTGGAAATACTGGGACGAGAAGCGCGCCGGCAATATCTCGGACGCTGATTGGAACGAGATGGAAGGCGGCATCGCGCGTTCGTTCGGCACTTGCATGGTGATGGGCACGGCCGCAACGATGATGGCGATTGCGGAAGCGATGGGGCTTTCCCTGCCGGGAGCCTCATCGATCCCCGCCGCTGACTCCAGCCATCCGCGCATGTGTTCGAATGCCGGCCGGCGCATCGTTGATATGGTGTGGGACGACCTGACGCCGGACAAAATTCTGAGCGCGGCCGCATTCGACAACGCCATTCGCGTTCATATGGCGCTCGGTGGTTCGACCAATGCGATCGTGCATGTGATTGCGATGGCGCGGCGGGCCGGAATCACGCTCGACATGGATCGTTTCGACGAGATTTCCCGTCAAGTGCCGGTGATCGCCAATATCACGCCGTCAGGCAATTACCTGATGGAGGATTTCTATTACGCCGGCGGTATTCGCGCGTTGATGACGGAATTGCGTGATCTGCTCGACCTGTCCTGCATGACCGTGACCGGCAAGACCGTCGGTGAAAATATTTCCGGCAGCAAGGTGCATCTGCCGGATGTGATCCACTCGCTGGCCGATCCGATCTATGCCGGCGGTGCGACCGCAGTGTTGAAGGGCAATCTCGCGCCACGCGGCTGCGTGATGAAGCCATCTGCCGCGGAGCAGCGGCTGTGCCAGCATCGCGGCAAGGTCATCGCCTTCGACGATTACAATCACATGGCACGGGAGATTGAGCGAGACGACCTCGATGTCACGCCCGATCATATCCTTGTGCTGAAGAATGCCGGGCCGCAAGGCGGGCCGGGTATGCCGGAATGGGGCATGTTGCCGATCCCGAAGAAACTGGTGAAAGCCGGCGTGCGCGACATGCTGCGCATTTCTGACGCGCGCATGAGCGGCACGAGCTACGGCGCCTGCATCCTGCACGTCGCGCCGGAAAGCTTCATTGGCGGACCGCTGGCCTTTGTGCAGACCGGTGACGAGATCGAGGTGGACGTCGCCAACCGGCGCATCCACCTGCATGTCAGCGATGAGGAGTTAGCGCGCCGCCGTGCGGCCTGGACGCCGCCAAAGCCGCATTACCAGCGCGGCTATGGCGCGATGTTCGCGCAGCATATCGGACAGGCCGACGACGGCTGCGATTTCGATTTCCTGCAGGCCGGCGCAGCGACGCCGGAGCCGGAAATCCACTGA
- a CDS encoding SOS response-associated peptidase yields MCGRYFIVMTPATMRKHFGYPEMPNFPPRYNVAPTQPIPLVRMWEGQRQFVLMRWGLLPSWVKDPKTFTLLINARGDTVNEKPAFKNAMKYRRCLIPADGFYEWKRDGATKRPYLIRMKGGAPFVFAGLWETWVGPNGEELDTAAMITTDANAVLAPIHHRMPVILPPDKFEMWLDCANVSPAAAAALLVPAPAAAMEAFEISPAVNRVANDGPEIQQPYTAPQSAVLTLPFG; encoded by the coding sequence ATGTGTGGACGCTACTTCATTGTCATGACTCCCGCCACGATGCGGAAGCACTTCGGCTATCCTGAAATGCCGAACTTCCCGCCGCGCTACAATGTGGCGCCGACGCAACCGATTCCACTGGTGCGGATGTGGGAGGGACAGCGGCAATTCGTGCTGATGCGCTGGGGCCTGCTGCCGTCCTGGGTGAAAGACCCGAAGACATTCACGCTGTTGATCAACGCGCGCGGCGATACCGTCAATGAAAAGCCGGCTTTCAAAAATGCCATGAAGTATCGCCGGTGTCTGATACCGGCCGACGGGTTTTATGAGTGGAAACGCGATGGGGCGACCAAGCGACCCTATCTGATCCGCATGAAGGGTGGCGCGCCGTTCGTCTTTGCCGGCCTGTGGGAAACCTGGGTTGGACCGAACGGGGAGGAGCTTGATACGGCGGCGATGATCACCACGGATGCCAATGCCGTGCTGGCACCGATCCACCATCGTATGCCGGTGATCCTGCCGCCGGACAAATTCGAGATGTGGCTCGACTGCGCGAATGTCAGTCCAGCGGCCGCGGCCGCCCTGCTGGTGCCTGCGCCTGCTGCCGCGATGGAAGCATTCGAGATATCGCCGGCGGTCAATCGTGTTGCCAATGACGGGCCCGAAATTCAGCAGCCATACACGGCGCCGCAGAGCGCCGTACTGACATTGCCTTTCGGCTAA
- a CDS encoding FAD-binding oxidoreductase has protein sequence MTLPADMIERFKAIVGEKYALTDPDVQAAYLHEMRDRWIGHTQLVLRPESVDEVAAILKLANETRTAIVPQGGNTGLVGGQIPHHGEIVLSLNRMTNIREIDPVSNTITVEAGVTLQRTREAAAEADRLYPQLLPSEGSCTIGGNLSTNAGGVAAIAHGIARSHVLGLEVVLADGRVLNNLNKLKKDNTGYDLKNLFIGAEGTLGIITAAVLRLVPQPRAVEVAFLGVPSAQAAVDLLGIAQGRAGSDVTSFELLTRFGMECVLQHVAGTRDPLDASHPWYVLMEISSQMSAGLRDVVEDIFETGVERGLVEDGAIAETLEQSKAFWRIREEVGEVQKKLGGSIKHDVSVPVAAIPAFIEEANAAVIAAVPGARPFPFGHVGDGNIHYNVSQPEGADKAAFMAQEDTVQDAVFGIVLKHGGSISAEHGIGIAKRDRLPKVKDPVAIELMRTLKAALDPNGILNPGKVL, from the coding sequence ATGACATTACCGGCAGATATGATCGAGCGCTTCAAGGCGATCGTTGGCGAAAAATATGCGCTGACCGATCCGGATGTGCAGGCCGCTTACCTCCACGAGATGCGGGACCGCTGGATCGGCCATACGCAGCTGGTGTTGCGACCCGAATCGGTGGATGAGGTTGCGGCGATCCTGAAACTGGCCAACGAAACGCGGACTGCCATCGTGCCGCAGGGCGGCAACACCGGCCTGGTCGGTGGACAAATCCCGCATCACGGCGAGATTGTGCTGTCGCTGAACCGGATGACAAACATTCGCGAGATCGATCCGGTGTCGAATACGATTACGGTCGAAGCCGGCGTCACCTTGCAGCGGACGCGTGAAGCCGCCGCCGAAGCCGACCGGCTCTATCCGCAACTGCTACCGTCGGAGGGATCCTGTACCATCGGAGGCAATCTTTCGACCAATGCCGGTGGGGTTGCCGCGATCGCACATGGGATTGCGCGCTCGCATGTGCTCGGCCTGGAGGTCGTGCTGGCCGACGGCCGCGTGCTCAATAATCTCAACAAGCTGAAGAAAGACAATACCGGCTACGACCTGAAGAACCTGTTCATCGGTGCCGAAGGGACGCTCGGCATCATCACCGCTGCGGTGCTGCGCCTCGTGCCGCAGCCGCGTGCGGTGGAGGTCGCATTTCTTGGCGTTCCCTCGGCGCAGGCTGCGGTCGATTTGCTTGGCATCGCACAGGGGCGCGCCGGCAGCGATGTGACCAGTTTCGAGTTGCTCACGCGGTTTGGAATGGAATGCGTCCTGCAGCATGTTGCGGGCACGCGTGACCCTCTCGACGCGTCGCACCCCTGGTACGTTCTCATGGAAATCTCATCGCAGATGAGTGCCGGCCTGCGCGATGTCGTCGAAGATATCTTTGAAACCGGTGTGGAGCGCGGTCTGGTTGAGGACGGCGCCATTGCCGAGACGCTGGAGCAGAGCAAGGCCTTCTGGCGCATCCGCGAAGAGGTCGGTGAAGTTCAAAAGAAGCTCGGTGGCTCGATCAAGCATGACGTGTCGGTGCCGGTCGCGGCGATCCCCGCCTTCATCGAAGAGGCGAACGCCGCTGTGATCGCGGCAGTCCCCGGCGCGCGGCCGTTTCCCTTCGGACATGTCGGTGACGGCAATATTCATTACAATGTCTCGCAGCCCGAGGGAGCCGACAAGGCGGCCTTCATGGCGCAGGAAGACACAGTGCAGGACGCGGTGTTCGGTATCGTGCTGAAACACGGCGGTTCGATTTCCGCCGAGCATGGCATCGGCATTGCCAAGCGCGACCGGCTGCCGAAAGTGAAGGATCCTGTCGCGATCGAATTGATGCGGACGCTCAAGGCAGCACTCGATCCGAACGGGATTCTCAATCCAGGGAAAGTGCTTTAG
- a CDS encoding L-threonylcarbamoyladenylate synthase produces MTILLDTRVLQAGPEAQRAAADCLAQGGLVAFPTETVYGLGADATNGEAVARLYAAKGRPSFNPLIAHVADIEAARALAAFTGDAERLAKAFWPGPLTLVLRRLPNCPVSELATSGLDTIALRVPDHPVANGILRAFGKPVVAPSANRSGHVSPTSAGHVASDLDRRVDLIIDGGPTSVGVESTIVACLDRLVLMRPGGVPREAIETVLGHPVAIEDHGGDSEAPLAPGMLTSHYAPQARLRLNANDVASDEALLAFGPLFKGARDARMIRNLSSQGDLVEAAANLFADLRALDASGASRIAVMPVPETGLGEAINDRLRRAAAPRPLSGDAK; encoded by the coding sequence ATGACCATATTGCTTGATACTCGGGTCTTGCAGGCCGGCCCCGAGGCGCAGCGCGCGGCCGCTGACTGCCTTGCGCAGGGCGGCCTCGTGGCCTTTCCCACGGAGACTGTGTATGGCCTCGGCGCCGATGCGACGAATGGCGAGGCTGTGGCCCGCCTGTACGCCGCCAAGGGCCGGCCCTCGTTCAATCCCCTGATCGCTCATGTGGCGGATATCGAGGCCGCCCGCGCCCTCGCGGCCTTCACGGGCGATGCCGAGCGGCTGGCCAAGGCGTTCTGGCCGGGGCCTCTGACTTTGGTTCTCCGCCGATTGCCGAATTGTCCAGTCTCGGAACTGGCGACCTCAGGGCTCGATACCATCGCCCTGCGAGTCCCCGACCACCCGGTGGCCAACGGCATTCTCCGTGCCTTTGGTAAGCCGGTTGTGGCGCCGTCCGCCAACCGGTCCGGCCATGTTTCACCGACCTCGGCGGGGCATGTGGCCAGCGATCTCGACCGCCGGGTCGACCTGATTATCGACGGCGGGCCGACCAGCGTGGGTGTTGAATCCACTATCGTTGCCTGTCTGGACCGGCTGGTTCTGATGCGGCCAGGCGGGGTGCCGCGCGAGGCCATCGAGACCGTCCTTGGCCATCCCGTCGCAATCGAAGATCATGGCGGCGATAGCGAAGCCCCGTTGGCCCCCGGCATGCTGACATCGCATTATGCGCCTCAAGCGAGATTGCGACTCAACGCAAATGACGTAGCTTCCGACGAAGCCCTGCTTGCCTTTGGTCCTTTATTCAAAGGGGCCCGGGATGCAAGAATGATCCGGAATTTGTCGTCGCAAGGCGATCTGGTCGAAGCGGCGGCCAATCTGTTTGCCGATCTGCGTGCGCTTGATGCATCTGGTGCGAGCAGGATTGCCGTTATGCCGGTACCGGAGACCGGGCTGGGCGAAGCTATCAACGATCGTTTGCGGCGCGCTGCTGCGCCGCGCCCTCTGTCAGGGGACGCAAAGTGA
- a CDS encoding FAD-dependent oxidoreductase translates to MTMSDTKKTPVAIVGGGPVGLALALFLDRYDVPSVVFNTDTETRWHPKGSTQNARTMEHYRRLGIASELRLLGLPADYPGDVAYFTRFNSYELARLKMPSAAQKAHMVATAGKLDQYPEPLLRANQMYVEAFLLDYVRGRPNITLRFGWEVKSYMQHKDGVSLLAESIADGRSESWRAQYLVGCDGGRSFVRRQLGIRYEGEDTLQQAYFGGRMFASHIRAPTFYRDILGNRRAFQHWAVNPQSRTTMIALDGQEEFLFWMRPNDSSVAPDGDAVQHAMTLSCGADVPVEVIGTQPWTAGIALVAETFADNRVLLAGDAAHLFTPTGGFGMNTGIDDAANLSWKLAAMVQGWGGPNLLESYEAERLPIAVRNTGAARELAKNIGDVSVSPDMEDDSEAGAKARREIGAYLSTFGEEFSSIGVQLGARYDGSIIIEGDAPPPADDFAHYTPSAVPGGRAPHAWLGLGRGEGDSLFDKLGLGFTLLRLGTNAPDPTAFANAAQSLGVPLTTLDIPDNDIRDLYERDLVLIRPDQHVAWRGNTADDADAVMKTVVGND, encoded by the coding sequence ATGACAATGTCGGATACCAAGAAAACGCCCGTCGCTATTGTCGGCGGTGGTCCTGTCGGCCTCGCGCTGGCGCTTTTCCTCGATCGTTACGACGTGCCGTCGGTTGTGTTCAACACCGATACGGAAACGCGCTGGCATCCCAAGGGCTCGACGCAAAATGCGCGCACGATGGAGCATTACCGGCGGCTCGGTATCGCATCGGAGCTGCGGCTGCTCGGATTGCCTGCGGATTATCCCGGCGATGTCGCCTATTTCACACGCTTCAACAGCTACGAGCTGGCGCGACTGAAAATGCCGTCGGCCGCGCAAAAGGCGCACATGGTCGCGACAGCGGGCAAGCTCGATCAATATCCCGAGCCGCTGCTGCGCGCCAACCAGATGTATGTCGAAGCGTTCCTACTCGATTACGTCCGCGGGCGCCCCAACATCACGTTGCGTTTCGGCTGGGAAGTAAAATCCTACATGCAGCACAAAGATGGCGTGTCGCTGCTGGCCGAAAGCATCGCCGACGGCCGCAGCGAAAGCTGGCGCGCGCAATATCTTGTTGGCTGCGATGGCGGTCGCTCATTCGTGCGCCGTCAGCTCGGCATCCGCTATGAGGGCGAGGACACGCTGCAGCAGGCTTATTTCGGCGGGCGGATGTTTGCGAGCCATATCCGCGCGCCCACATTCTATCGCGACATCTTGGGCAATCGCCGGGCGTTCCAGCACTGGGCGGTTAACCCGCAGTCGCGCACCACGATGATTGCGCTCGACGGTCAAGAAGAATTTCTGTTCTGGATGCGTCCAAACGATTCCTCCGTTGCGCCTGATGGCGACGCGGTACAGCACGCCATGACACTCAGTTGCGGCGCGGATGTTCCGGTCGAGGTCATCGGGACGCAGCCATGGACGGCGGGTATCGCACTGGTCGCGGAAACGTTCGCCGATAATCGGGTTCTGCTTGCGGGCGATGCCGCGCATCTGTTCACGCCGACAGGCGGTTTCGGCATGAATACCGGCATCGATGACGCCGCGAACCTGTCGTGGAAATTGGCGGCGATGGTGCAGGGATGGGGCGGCCCCAACCTGCTGGAAAGCTATGAAGCCGAACGCCTGCCGATTGCGGTCCGCAACACCGGTGCTGCACGCGAGCTTGCCAAAAACATCGGCGATGTCAGCGTTTCTCCCGATATGGAAGATGATTCCGAAGCGGGCGCCAAGGCGCGTCGCGAAATCGGGGCCTATCTATCGACCTTCGGCGAGGAGTTCAGCTCGATCGGCGTCCAGCTCGGCGCACGCTATGACGGATCCATCATTATCGAGGGCGACGCGCCGCCACCGGCCGATGACTTTGCGCATTACACGCCCTCGGCTGTGCCGGGCGGGCGAGCGCCGCATGCCTGGCTTGGCTTAGGTCGCGGTGAAGGAGATTCGCTTTTCGACAAGCTCGGCCTTGGTTTCACATTGTTGCGGCTCGGAACGAATGCCCCGGATCCGACGGCTTTCGCCAATGCAGCACAGTCTCTCGGTGTTCCGCTGACAACGCTCGACATCCCGGATAATGACATCCGCGATCTTTACGAACGCGACCTCGTCCTGATCCGCCCTGATCAGCATGTTGCGTGGCGCGGCAACACGGCGGACGACGCCGATGCGGTGATGAAGACTGTGGTCGGGAACGACTAG
- a CDS encoding DUF3551 domain-containing protein — protein MRALIFLSALLAFSQAANAQKYCARFYDDTQTCGIPSLRDCEQTVSGVGGDCIIDDTGDVAPRPGPIQRWIEAQPDTKPSSPSLDDVPPPPGN, from the coding sequence TTGCGCGCTCTGATTTTCCTGTCCGCTCTGCTGGCCTTTTCACAGGCCGCGAATGCGCAAAAATATTGCGCCCGGTTTTATGACGATACCCAGACCTGCGGCATCCCGTCCTTGCGCGATTGCGAGCAGACGGTTTCGGGCGTCGGCGGCGACTGCATCATCGACGATACGGGTGACGTCGCGCCTCGTCCGGGGCCCATCCAGCGATGGATCGAGGCCCAGCCCGACACGAAACCATCGTCCCCCAGCCTCGACGACGTTCCTCCGCCGCCGGGGAATTAG